One region of Armigeres subalbatus isolate Guangzhou_Male chromosome 3, GZ_Asu_2, whole genome shotgun sequence genomic DNA includes:
- the LOC134220262 gene encoding serine/arginine-rich splicing factor 4-like produces the protein MASRVYVGKLPVDTRERDLERFFEGFGRINEILLRRGYAFVQFSETRDAVDAIDELNDTKLLGQRVVVEATRRPPRRGRSRQRSPRPTRTNHRLVVENLSSRVNWRDLKDRMREAGRVTFADAHRDRMNEGIVEFATRHDMKQAIKMFDDTELNGRYIRLIEERGRSRSRSRSRSASSSRSRSRSRSRSRGYQSKSRSEKSHRRSRSDSYSRSRSRSRSYSKHSSRSNRSRSSSGRSSHRSRRS, from the coding sequence ATGGCCAGTCGAGTTTACGTAGGAAAATTGCCGGTTGACACTCGGGAACGTGACCTAGAGCGATTCTTCGAAGGTTTCGGCAGAATCAACGAGATCCTTTTGCGGCGTGGATACGCATTTGTGCAGTTCAGTGAAACCCGGGACGCGGTAGATGCCATCGACGAGCTGAACGACACGAAACTGCTCGGACAACGGGTTGTTGTGGAAGCTACCAGACGGCCGCCACGAAGGGGACGTTCCCGTCAGCGGTCGCCCCGACCAACAAGAACGAACCATCGACTGGTGGTGGAGAATTTGTCATCTCGCGTTAACTGGCGCGACTTGAAGGACCGTATGCGAGAGGCAGGTAGGGTTACCTTCGCCGATGCCCATCGTGATCGAATGAACGAGGGAATCGTTGAGTTTGCCACCCGGCACGATATGAAGCAAGCGATTAAAATGTTCGACGATACGGAACTCAACGGTAGGTACATCCGATTGATTGAGGAGCGCGGTAGGTCCCGCAGCAGAAGCCGCAGTCGGAGTGCATCGAGTTCCAGGTCCAGATCGCGGTCCCGCAGCCGTTCTCGTGGGTATCAGTCAAAATCTCGCTCGGAAAAGAGTCATCGCCGTTCGCGATCGGATTCGTATAGTCGCAGTCGTTCACGATCCAGATCGTACTCGAAACATtcgagccgcagcaaccggtcCCGGAGTTCAAGTGGACGATCTTCTCATCGCTCTCGCCGTTCTTAA